The Garra rufa chromosome 18, GarRuf1.0, whole genome shotgun sequence genome window below encodes:
- the LOC141290465 gene encoding kinesin-like protein KIF1C — MAASVKVAVRVRPFNSRETNRDAKCVIQMQGNTTCIWNPKQSKESAKNFSFDYSYWSHSTEDDPAFASQRQVYLDIGEEMLLHAFEGYNVCIFAYGQTGAGKSYTMMGKQEPGQQGIIPQMCEDLFQRTSENTDPDLSYSVEVSYMEIYCERVRDLLNPKSKGALRVREHPIMGPYVEDLSKLAVTSYHDIRDLMDAGNKARTVAATNMNETSSRSHAVFTIVFTQRRRDQLTGLDTEKVSKVSLVDLAGSERADSSGAKGVRLKEGANINKSLTTLGKVISALAEMQNSKRRKSEFIPYRDSVLTWILKENLGGNSRTAMIAALSPADINYEETLSTLRYADRAKQIRCNAVINEDPNARLIRELKEEVNRLRDLLLSQGLSQLITAPAAEVNNNRVDVTLMPADSASNGAPPTTAPVPGDGPASESDPASVDDHSQLEEFQGEMITNEEAVERLKETEKIIAELNETWEEKLRKTESIRLERETILAEMGVSIQEDGGTVGVFSPKGTPHLVNLNEDPLMSECLLYYIKEGVTRVGQKDVDIKLSGQFIKEQHCVFYSYINQNGGVDVTLEPLEGAETYVNGKQIMECVLLKQGNRVVMGKNHVFRFNHPEQARLERERSSCLEQQGEPADWNYAQRELLEKQGIDIKLEMERRLQDVEVQYRREKEEADLLLEQQRLYADSDSGDDSDKRSCEESWRLISSLREKLPANKVQSIVKRCGLPSSGKRREPLRVYQIPQRRRICKDPEQVTMSDLKLQAVKEICYEVALGDFRHSRREMEALAIVKMKELCRMYGKRDAAEKDSWREVAQDVWDTVGMEDERTQDTADATAAEGESGRSGVYNLKAHIDKLTDILQEVKEQNNMKDEEIKALRDRMMKMESIIPGVQQDDDDEESEDLPANGDQERDDEQDGCGPLEHLPKEERVSRLMEEDPAFRRGRLRWLKQEQMRLHNLQQQQITKRLRRGGGAGGGAGEGVVHLPGTGRFIPPQDCKLKFPFKSNPQHRLSWGPNASVTLEDFKDERNEGRGPVPLPCMPLLPLPFQVPVVMRAPSPSRAWQPRQYSDGNYGNGNQFPQQQQQQWRYRRNSLDGSTLPGNQGYYSNGHHNNNGSQHQGRSRYRRQSPGPRARGDGAYAQPYVNHQRPAYQNYQTLPHAFADQQHGRNQKPQGYVTPPRMRRQYSAPDLKSKETPV, encoded by the exons ATGGCCGCCTCAGTGAAGGTAGCGGTGAGAGTTCGGCCCTTCAACTCCCGCGAAACCAACCGAGATGCTAAATGTGTCATACAGATGCAGGGAAACACCACCT GCATCTGGAACCCCAAACAGTCCAAAGAATCAGCGAAGAACTTCAGCTTTGATTATTCGTACTGGTCTCACAGCACG gaGGACGACCCAGCGTTCGCGTCCCAGCGGCAGGTGTATCTGGACATCGGGGAGGAGATGCTGCTTCACGCCTTTGAGGGCTACAACGTCTGTATATTCGCCTACGGTCAGACCGGAGCCGGAAAATCCTACACCATGATGGGAAAACAAGAGCCTGGACAACAAGGCATCATTCCACAg ATGTGTGAAGATCTGTTCCAGCGCACCAGTGAGAACACCGATCCTGATCTCTCTTACTCCGTAGAG gtgtCCTACATGGAGATCTACTGCGAGCGAGTGCGAGATCTGCTGAACCCCAAGAGCAAAGGTGCGCTGCGTGTCCGAGAGCATCCCATCATGGGGCCGTATGTCGAAGACCTGTCCAAACTCGCCGTGACGTCCTACCATGACATCAGAGACCTCATGGACGCCGGGAACAAGGCCCG GACGGTGGCGGCGACAAACATGAACGAGACGAGCAGCAGATCACACGCCGTCTTCACTATCGTCTTCACTCAGCGTCGCCGAGACCAGCTGACCGGCCTCGACACAgagaag GTCAGTAAGGTGAGTCTGGTGGATTTGGCGGGCAGTGAGCGAGCGGATTCATCTGGAGCCAAAGGCGTGAGATTAAAG GAAGGTGCTAATATCAATAAATCTCTCACCACGCTGGGGAAGGTCATCTCCGCTCTGGCTGAAATG CAAAACAGCAAAAGAAGGAAAAGTGAATTCATCCCATACAGAGACTCAGTGCTCACCTGGATCCTGAAGGAGAACCTGG GTGGTAACTCTCGTACGGCTATGATCGCTGCTCTCAGTCCTGCAGATATTAATTATGAGGAAACACTCAGCACTCTCAG ATATGCCGACCGTGCGAAGCAGATCCGCTGTAATGCTGTAATTAACGAGGATCCAAACGCTCGTCTGATCAGAGAACTGAAGGAGGAAGTGAACCGACTCAGAGATCTGCTGCTGTCACAAGGACTGAGCCAACTGATCACTGCTCCAG CTGCTGAAGTCAATAATAACCGTGTGGACGTCACTCTGATGCCTGCTGACTCCGCCTCCAATGGTGCTCCGCCCACAACCGCACCTGTCCCGGGAGATGGCCCCGCCTCTGAGAGTGACCCCGCCTCTGTGGATGACCACAGCCAATTAGAAGAGTTTCAGGGCGAGATGATTACCAATGAAGAAGCAGTGGAGAGACTGAAG gaAACAGAGAAGATTATTGCTGAGCTGAATGAGACATGGGAGGAGAAGCTGAGGAAGACAGAGTCTATACGACTGGAGAG GGAGACAATTCTGGCGGAGATGGGAGTGTCCATTCAAGAGGATGGAGGAACTGTCGGAGTGTTTTCACCTAAAGGG ACTCCTCATCTGGTGAATCTGAACGAGGATCCGCTGATGTCTGAGTGTCTGCTATACTACATCAAGGAGGGTGTGACCAG GGTCGGTCAGAAAGATGTGGACATTAAGCTGAGCGGTCAGTTTATTAAAGAGCAGCACTGTGTGTTTTACAGCTACATCAACCAGAATGGAGGag TGGACGTCACTCTGGAGCCGCTGGAGGGAGCGGAGACGTATGTGAACGGAAAGCAGATTATGGAGTGCGTCCTGCTCAAACAGG GCAATCGTGTCGTGATGGGCAAGAACCACGTGTTCAGGTTTAATCACCCAGAGCAGGCGCGTCTGGAGCGCGAGCGCAGCAGCTGTCTGGAGCAGCAGGGGGAGCCGGCCGACTGGAACTACGCTCAGAGAGAACTGCTGGAGAAACAGGGCATCGACATCAAACTGGAGATGGAGAGGag GTTACAGGATGTGGAGGTTCAGTATCGGAGAGAGAAAGAGGAAGCGGATCTACTGCTGGAACAACAGAGACTG tATGCAGATTCAGACAGTGGAGATGATTCTGACAAACGCTCATGTGAAGAGAGCTGGAGACTCATTTCATCCCTGAGAGAGAAACTACCAGCTAACAAG GTTCAGTCCATAGTGAAGCGGTGCGGTTTACCCAGCAGCGGCAAACGTCGCGAGCCGCTCCGCGTCTATCAGATCCCGCAGCGCAGACGCATCTGCAAAGACCCCGAGCAGGTGACCATGAGCGACCTGAAGCTGCAGGCGGTGAAGGAGATCTGCTACGAGGTGGCCCTGGGAGACTTCCGGCACTCGCGGCGGGAGATGGAGGCGCTGGCCATCGTCAAGATGAAGGAGCTGTGCCGCATGTACGGCAAACGGGACGCGGCCGAGAAGGACTCCTGGAGGGAGGTGGCGCAGGACGTGTGGGACACGGTGGGGATGGAAGACGAGCGCACGCAGGACACCGCCGACGCCACCGCCGCCGAGGGAGAGAGCGGCAGAAGCGGCGTCTACAACCTGAAAGCGCACATCGACAAACTGACCGACATCCTACAAGAGGTCAAAGAGCAGAACAACATGAAGGACGAGGAGATCAAAGCCCTCAGAGACCGAATGATGAAGATGGAGAGCATCATACCAGGAGTGCAACAG GATGACGATGATGAAGAATCAGAGGATCTGCCTGCAAATGGCGATCAGGAGCGTGATGACGAGCAGGATGGGTGTGGCCCTCTAGAGCACCTCCCCAAAGAGGAGCGCGTGTCACGGCTGATGGAAGAAGACCCCGCCTTCCGTAGGGGCCGCCTGCGCTGGCTCAAACAGGAGCAGATGCGTCTGCACAACCTGCAGCAGCAGCAGATCACCAAACGACTGCGCAGAGGGGGCGGAGCCGGAGGCGGGGCCGGGGAGGGCGTGGTTCACCTTCCCGGAACGGGGCGCTTCATTCCCCCGCAGGACTGCAAGCTGAAATTCCCCTTCAAGAGCAACCCGCAGCACCGGCTCTCCTGGGGCCCGAACGCGTCCGTCACGCTGGAAGACTTCAAGGACGAGCGCAACGAAGGACGAGGCCCCGTTCCCCTTCCCTGCATGCCGTTACTTCCTCTGCCGTTCCAAGTGCCGGTCGTGATGCGCGCGCCCTCCCCCAGTCGCGCCTGGCAACCTCGCCAATACAGCGACGGTAACTATGGCAACGGCAATCAGTTtcctcagcagcagcagcagcagtggcGCTACAGACGTAACTCACTGGACGGCTCCACCCTGCCTGGCAACCAGGGTTACTATAGCAACGGTCACCACAACAATAACGGTTCGCAGCATCAGGGCCGCAGCCGCTACCGCCGCCAGTCGCCGGGCCCCAGAGCACGTGGGGACGGGGCCTACGCGCAACCGTACGTCAATCATCAGCGGCCCGCCTACCAGAACTACCAGACTCTACCGCACGCGTTCGCGGATCAGCAGCACGGCAGAAACCAAAAACCGCAGGGATACGTCACCCCGCCGCGCATGAGACGGCAGTACAGCGCCCCCGACCTGAAGAGTAAAGAAACGCCCGTCTGA